A region of Fimbriimonadaceae bacterium DNA encodes the following proteins:
- the yliI gene encoding Aldose sugar dehydrogenase YliI, producing MMTALLTLLVAIQNQPMEVSSSEGTLRVERLASLEYPWGMCYLPDGRLLITEKPGRLRMWTDGVLSAPIKGVPKVVYHDQGGLLDVERDPNFDQNQLIYLYFVEAASRQPGARDPWDPRIGPKPKRVDNTLKGGAVARAKLVGDRLEGLRVIWRQVPKTIGRGHFGGRIVFDGSDRLYITSGDRQRFTPAQNRKSSLGKVVRIASNGSIPVDNPWQGSDLWSVGHRNPLSAAIDPETGRLWIAEMGPLGGDELNVPTAKRNYGWPVVSNGDNYDRSPIPDHNTRPEFVQPVITWSPVISPSGMIFYRGDMFPAWKGDALIGGLSSMALVRVSIDGNQAKEAERIQLGRRIRDVIEADDGSLLLLVDAKRGGMLRLSRKP from the coding sequence ATGATGACCGCGTTGTTAACCCTGCTCGTTGCCATTCAAAACCAGCCGATGGAGGTCTCCTCCAGTGAAGGCACGCTGAGAGTCGAGCGCCTCGCTTCGCTCGAATACCCCTGGGGCATGTGCTACCTGCCCGATGGCCGGCTGCTCATCACCGAGAAGCCGGGACGGCTGCGCATGTGGACCGACGGTGTCCTCTCCGCGCCCATAAAGGGCGTCCCGAAGGTGGTGTATCACGACCAAGGCGGCTTGCTGGATGTGGAGCGCGATCCGAACTTCGACCAAAACCAGCTGATCTACCTCTATTTTGTTGAGGCAGCGAGCCGGCAACCCGGCGCGCGCGACCCATGGGACCCAAGAATCGGACCAAAGCCGAAGCGGGTGGACAACACGCTCAAGGGTGGTGCGGTCGCGCGGGCCAAGCTGGTCGGCGATCGTCTCGAGGGCCTTAGAGTGATCTGGCGACAGGTGCCCAAAACGATCGGCCGAGGGCACTTCGGCGGACGGATCGTTTTCGACGGAAGCGACCGGCTCTACATCACATCGGGCGACCGCCAGCGGTTCACGCCGGCCCAAAATCGGAAAAGCAGCCTCGGCAAGGTTGTACGTATCGCGTCGAACGGCTCCATCCCGGTCGACAATCCTTGGCAAGGCAGCGATCTTTGGTCCGTGGGACACCGGAATCCGCTCAGCGCAGCCATCGATCCTGAAACCGGAAGGCTCTGGATCGCCGAGATGGGTCCGCTCGGCGGCGACGAGCTGAACGTGCCCACGGCCAAACGGAACTATGGCTGGCCGGTGGTGAGCAACGGCGACAACTACGACCGCTCCCCCATTCCCGATCACAACACACGGCCGGAATTCGTCCAACCTGTCATCACGTGGAGTCCGGTGATTTCTCCGAGCGGCATGATCTTCTATCGAGGCGACATGTTCCCCGCTTGGAAGGGCGATGCGCTCATCGGAGGCTTGTCTTCCATGGCGCTCGTTCGGGTCAGCATCGATGGCAACCAGGCCAAGGAGGCCGAGCGCATCCAACTCGGTCGGCGAATCCGCGACGTCATCGAAGCGGACGATGGCTCGTTGCTTCTGCTGGTGGACGCGAAACGGGGCGGCATGCTGCGGTTGTCACGGAAACCCTAG
- the iolG_4 gene encoding Inositol 2-dehydrogenase/D-chiro-inositol 3-dehydrogenase has product MENMELRIGVVGMGGFAIFACQQFEQVEGVRLAAYSETSREPQVRAGDRFNLGDPLTFEALLERSDVDLIYIGTPPSLHFDQALAALSAGKHVIVEKPLALTAEKASRLVQTARDKGLACVANQMQLYNPLVAQVKALIDRGLIGEPLFARFDNFACDEGLAPDHWFWNLDISGGIFLEHGVHFFDLFAHWFGEGEVVCASRNLRPDSGLEEQVECMARYGGVNAHFLHSFTQANRMDRQEFRILFERGDIVMEEWVPTRFRLEALVDDAEAKALIETFPGATFDVTTMYGGTDREFTARHKRHRATQRIVMHGGDREEKMHVYGRLLRSMIADQRAWIANPSNERLLTEDNGLRAVVMAERATQLAKG; this is encoded by the coding sequence ATGGAGAATATGGAGCTCCGCATCGGCGTCGTCGGGATGGGCGGTTTCGCGATCTTCGCTTGCCAGCAGTTCGAGCAGGTCGAGGGTGTTCGCCTTGCCGCCTATAGCGAGACCTCGCGCGAGCCACAGGTCCGCGCCGGCGACCGCTTCAACCTTGGCGATCCGCTGACCTTTGAAGCCCTGCTCGAGCGGAGCGACGTCGACCTGATCTACATCGGTACGCCACCGAGCCTGCACTTCGATCAAGCACTTGCTGCGCTGTCGGCCGGGAAGCACGTGATCGTGGAAAAGCCGCTCGCCCTCACGGCCGAGAAGGCGTCTCGACTGGTCCAGACCGCGAGGGATAAGGGGCTCGCCTGCGTGGCCAACCAGATGCAGCTCTATAACCCCCTGGTCGCTCAAGTCAAGGCGCTCATCGACCGCGGGCTGATAGGTGAACCGCTGTTTGCCAGGTTCGACAACTTCGCGTGTGACGAGGGGCTGGCTCCAGACCACTGGTTCTGGAACTTGGACATCAGCGGAGGCATCTTCCTTGAACATGGCGTCCACTTTTTCGACCTGTTCGCCCACTGGTTCGGCGAGGGCGAGGTCGTTTGCGCCTCGCGGAACCTTCGGCCCGACTCGGGCCTGGAAGAGCAAGTCGAATGCATGGCCCGCTACGGCGGTGTAAACGCCCACTTCCTGCATAGCTTCACGCAGGCGAACCGCATGGACCGGCAAGAGTTCCGTATCTTGTTCGAGCGAGGCGACATCGTGATGGAGGAGTGGGTGCCGACCCGCTTCCGGCTGGAGGCTCTCGTCGACGACGCGGAGGCAAAGGCCCTGATCGAGACCTTTCCGGGTGCGACGTTCGACGTCACCACGATGTACGGTGGTACCGACCGCGAGTTCACCGCGCGCCACAAGCGACATCGGGCCACCCAGCGCATCGTCATGCACGGCGGCGATCGAGAGGAAAAGATGCATGTCTATGGGCGGCTGCTGAGGTCCATGATCGCCGACCAGAGGGCGTGGATCGCCAACCCTTCAAACGAACGGCTTCTTACCGAGGACAACGGGCTGCGTGCGGTGGTGATGGCGGAACGAGCCACCCAGCTGGCGAAGGGATGA